The Thalassotalea sp. HSM 43 genome window below encodes:
- a CDS encoding ClpXP protease specificity-enhancing factor produces MTVDMTSNKPYLIRAFYDWILDNELTPYIVVDTNYPNVVVPENHIDNGQIVLNITPASVGSISMSEEVIEFTARFGGKVEHLYVPHEAVAAIYARENGVGSSFVVDYPELGESEPEEEPKRPEKKGKPSLSIVK; encoded by the coding sequence ATGACCGTAGACATGACATCGAATAAACCGTACTTGATCCGGGCATTCTATGACTGGATTTTGGATAATGAACTGACGCCATATATTGTGGTTGATACTAATTATCCTAACGTTGTTGTGCCAGAAAATCATATCGACAATGGTCAAATTGTGCTGAATATTACGCCCGCTTCAGTTGGTTCAATCAGTATGAGTGAAGAGGTGATTGAGTTTACTGCCAGGTTTGGTGGTAAGGTTGAACACCTTTACGTCCCTCATGAAGCGGTTGCCGCGATATATGCACGAGAAAACGGTGTTGGTAGTTCTTTTGTCGTCGATTACCCTGAACTAGGGGAAAGCGAGCCTGAAGAAGAGCCAAAACGACCTGAGAAAAAAGGTAAGCCAAGCTTATCTATCGTCAAATAA
- a CDS encoding cytochrome c1 produces MKKTLIALLALVPVLAFAAGPNIPLDKANNDLTDKQSLRNGAETFMNYCLGCHSLQYQRYNRTFADLEIDEKEGIETLMFTGEKVGDHIVNTMPAKEAAAWFGAAPPDLTLVTRYKKGGADWLYTYLRSFYADENRPFGVNNAVFKDVGMPHVFQQLQGVQELSDDAKAMLQLPSTEQRPLTSADLVLTQPGQLTPQEYDTLVRDLANFLEYTGEPVKVERKRLGYWVIGFLFILFVLSYLLKKEYWRDVH; encoded by the coding sequence ATGAAAAAAACACTTATTGCATTATTGGCTCTAGTACCTGTTCTAGCATTTGCAGCAGGTCCTAACATTCCGTTAGATAAAGCTAACAACGATCTTACAGACAAACAGTCATTACGTAACGGTGCTGAAACCTTTATGAATTACTGTCTTGGTTGTCACTCATTGCAGTATCAACGTTATAACCGTACCTTCGCTGATTTAGAAATCGATGAGAAAGAAGGTATCGAGACGCTTATGTTCACTGGCGAAAAAGTCGGTGACCATATCGTCAACACGATGCCAGCAAAAGAAGCGGCTGCGTGGTTTGGTGCTGCGCCACCGGATTTAACCTTGGTAACTCGTTACAAGAAAGGCGGTGCGGATTGGTTATACACCTACTTGCGCTCGTTCTATGCTGACGAAAATCGTCCGTTCGGTGTTAACAACGCCGTATTTAAAGATGTTGGTATGCCACACGTATTCCAACAACTGCAAGGCGTACAAGAGCTAAGCGATGACGCAAAAGCAATGTTGCAATTGCCATCGACTGAACAACGCCCGTTGACCTCTGCGGATCTAGTATTAACTCAACCTGGTCAATTAACACCACAAGAGTACGATACTTTGGTTCGCGACTTGGCTAACTTCCTGGAATATACAGGTGAGCCAGTAAAGGTTGAACGTAAGCGCCTAGGTTACTGGGTAATTGGCTTCTTGTTCATCTTGTTCGTACTATCATACTTGCTGAAGAAAGAATATTGGCGCGACGTTCACTAA
- a CDS encoding Do family serine endopeptidase, with translation MKKKFALTPVALLIGSLTLFPASSYAALPTQVDGQSLPSLAPMLEQTTPAVVSISVEGTQEVQQSDPFRFFFGQRRGQEPQERPFRGLGSGVIIDADKGYIVTNNHVIDEADTILVNLTDGRQFKAKKIGTDAQSDIALLQIDGEDLTEIKIANSDDLRVGDFAVAIGSPFGLGQTVTSGIVSALGRSGLNIEQLEDFIQTDAAINSGNSGGALVNLRGELIGINTAILGPNGGNVGIGFAIPSTMMQNLVNQIIEYGEVRRGVLGVTGNSINPELAKAMDLETNQGGFVSQVAPDSAAEQAGLKAGDIIIEVNGRKIRNFNELRGKIGSIGAGNDVELTILRDGKRKTFDVTLKGTTEANIAAASMHPMLQGAQLSSSEDGEGVLVRNVIENSPAAAVGLQDGDVIAGVNRKPVSNLAEFRDLLEEIEGVVALNIVRGNTKLYLMMR, from the coding sequence ATGAAAAAGAAGTTTGCACTGACCCCTGTCGCGCTTTTAATTGGTTCTTTAACATTATTCCCCGCTAGTTCATATGCTGCCTTGCCAACGCAAGTAGACGGTCAAAGTTTACCGTCATTAGCCCCGATGTTAGAACAAACCACCCCCGCTGTGGTAAGCATTAGTGTGGAAGGTACGCAAGAAGTACAACAATCCGACCCTTTCCGATTTTTCTTTGGCCAACGCCGTGGTCAAGAACCGCAAGAGCGCCCTTTTAGAGGCTTAGGCTCAGGTGTTATTATCGACGCCGATAAAGGTTATATCGTTACTAATAACCATGTTATTGATGAAGCCGACACCATACTGGTCAATCTCACTGATGGTCGTCAGTTTAAAGCCAAGAAAATAGGCACCGATGCACAAAGTGATATCGCGTTGCTGCAAATAGACGGTGAAGACCTGACTGAAATTAAAATCGCTAATTCAGATGATCTGCGCGTCGGTGACTTTGCTGTCGCCATTGGTAGTCCATTTGGACTTGGCCAGACCGTCACCTCTGGTATTGTCAGCGCGTTGGGCCGTAGTGGCCTTAACATTGAACAGCTGGAAGACTTTATTCAAACCGATGCGGCAATTAATAGCGGCAATTCCGGTGGCGCGCTAGTCAACTTAAGAGGCGAGCTTATCGGTATCAATACCGCAATTCTAGGCCCTAATGGTGGCAACGTAGGTATCGGTTTTGCGATACCATCAACGATGATGCAGAATCTCGTCAATCAAATCATCGAATACGGTGAAGTACGCCGCGGCGTGCTAGGTGTCACCGGTAACTCAATTAATCCTGAATTGGCAAAAGCCATGGATTTAGAAACCAATCAAGGTGGCTTTGTCTCACAAGTTGCTCCAGACTCAGCGGCGGAACAAGCAGGCTTAAAAGCAGGCGACATTATCATTGAAGTCAATGGTCGCAAAATTCGCAACTTCAATGAATTGCGTGGCAAGATAGGTTCTATTGGTGCCGGTAACGACGTTGAGTTGACGATTTTACGAGACGGTAAACGCAAAACCTTTGATGTTACTCTAAAAGGCACAACCGAAGCCAACATCGCTGCCGCTAGCATGCACCCTATGCTACAAGGCGCTCAATTAAGCAGTAGTGAAGATGGCGAGGGCGTACTGGTTAGAAACGTTATCGAAAACTCCCCTGCTGCAGCCGTCGGCCTGCAAGATGGTGATGTTATCGCCGGTGTGAATCGCAAACCAGTAAGTAACTTAGCTGAGTTTCGCGATCTACTTGAAGAAATTGAAGGTGTTGTCGCACTCAATATCGTGCGTGGTAACACCAAACTCTACTTAATGATGCGCTAA
- the sspA gene encoding stringent starvation protein SspA has translation MAVAANKRSVMTLFSLADDMYSHQARIVLAEKGVGVDIHLVDPDNLPEDLIDLNPYGTVPTLIDRELALYEAKIIMEYLDERFPHPPLMPVYPVSRGRSRLMMHRIENDWYTLARVVMSGDADAAEKARQELRESLLSVAPILNEAPYFMSEEFSLVDCYLAPLLWRLPVLGIELSGQGSRELKAYMLRLFDRESFQASLTEIERELRFGRPA, from the coding sequence ATGGCTGTAGCCGCCAACAAACGTTCTGTAATGACCTTGTTTTCTCTGGCCGATGATATGTATTCACATCAAGCTCGTATCGTGCTTGCTGAGAAAGGCGTCGGTGTAGATATTCATTTGGTAGACCCAGATAATTTGCCTGAAGATTTAATTGATTTAAATCCATATGGCACAGTTCCAACTCTTATTGATCGTGAGTTGGCATTGTACGAAGCGAAAATCATTATGGAATATCTGGATGAGCGTTTCCCACATCCACCTTTGATGCCTGTTTACCCGGTATCTCGTGGACGTAGTCGTTTGATGATGCACCGCATTGAAAATGATTGGTATACGCTTGCCAGAGTCGTAATGTCAGGAGACGCTGATGCCGCTGAAAAAGCGCGTCAGGAGCTACGTGAGAGCCTGCTAAGTGTTGCCCCAATCCTAAACGAAGCACCGTACTTTATGAGTGAAGAGTTTAGTTTGGTTGATTGCTACTTGGCACCATTACTATGGCGTTTACCGGTATTAGGTATCGAGTTATCAGGCCAAGGCAGTCGCGAATTGAAAGCGTATATGTTGCGCTTATTTGATCGCGAATCATTCCAAGCCTCGTTAACTGAAATCGAACGCGAACTTCGCTTTGGTCGTCCAGCCTAA
- a CDS encoding YhcB family protein, whose protein sequence is MEFIYLLIGVIIGAAGGFFARKQMSASEQEFKHLQQEVTESKTSLEQYQNEVATHLQNSTNLLAKMNDACKTAMIQMEQSTQLLDRANQRSNEMPFFSAETEAHIRSNPSPKKAKRGVRNEALTEPPRDYSDDPSGIFSDAQQVVTNKAS, encoded by the coding sequence ATGGAATTCATCTACCTTCTCATCGGTGTCATCATCGGCGCTGCCGGCGGTTTTTTCGCGCGCAAACAAATGTCGGCTTCAGAACAAGAGTTTAAACACCTGCAACAAGAAGTGACTGAGAGTAAGACTTCACTTGAGCAGTATCAAAATGAAGTGGCCACACATCTACAAAACTCAACTAATTTATTGGCGAAAATGAATGACGCGTGCAAAACAGCGATGATTCAAATGGAACAAAGTACGCAACTTTTGGACCGAGCCAATCAACGTAGCAATGAAATGCCTTTCTTCTCAGCCGAAACTGAAGCGCACATTCGCTCTAATCCGTCACCGAAAAAAGCTAAACGCGGTGTACGCAATGAAGCGTTAACTGAGCCACCTCGTGATTATTCAGATGATCCGAGCGGCATATTCAGTGACGCGCAACAAGTTGTTACAAACAAGGCGAGCTAA
- the rpsI gene encoding 30S ribosomal protein S9, with protein sequence MADNQYYGTGRRKSSVARVFMKAGKGTITINNRDIETYFGRPTARMVVRQPLELVEMVEKFDLNITVVGGGISGQAGAIRHGITRALMQFDETLRSELRKAGYVTRDARKVERKKVGLHKARKRPQFSKR encoded by the coding sequence ATGGCTGATAATCAATATTACGGCACTGGTCGCCGCAAGAGCTCTGTAGCTCGTGTATTCATGAAAGCTGGTAAAGGTACTATTACCATTAACAATCGTGACATCGAAACTTATTTCGGCCGTCCAACAGCACGTATGGTTGTTCGTCAACCACTTGAGCTTGTTGAAATGGTTGAGAAGTTTGACCTTAACATCACCGTAGTTGGTGGTGGTATCTCTGGTCAAGCTGGTGCGATCCGTCACGGTATCACTCGTGCGCTAATGCAGTTTGACGAAACTCTACGTTCAGAGCTTCGTAAAGCAGGTTACGTTACTCGTGATGCTCGTAAAGTTGAACGTAAGAAAGTGGGTCTACACAAAGCGCGTAAGCGTCCACAATTCTCGAAACGTTAA
- a CDS encoding cytochrome b, with translation MLANFMAWIDKRLPVTDAWNKHVGQYPAPKNFNFWYFFGSLAMLVLVNQIVTGIWLTMNYEPSGDGAFASVEYIMRDVDYGWLLRYMHSTGASAFFVVVYLHMFRGLIYGSYQKPRELLWIFGMLIYLVLMAEAFMGYLLPWGNMSYWGAQVIISLFGAIPVIGDDLTTWIRGDYVISGATLNRFFALHVIALPLVLCVLVFLHILALHEVGSNNPDGTDIKKPKGSVPDEEQSKFKFHEHYTKKYDIVDAIPFHPYYSVKDIMGVVGFLILFCWVMFFFPEGGGYFLEAPNFEPANGLKTPEHIAPVWYFGPFYTILRVVPDKLGGMILMFAAIGMLFALPWFDRGVVRSFRFRSKLHLFNLVQFAVCFVLLGYLGTQPSNFINNLIGTITTIGYFGFFIALWFYSKGENTKPVPERVTK, from the coding sequence ATGCTTGCTAACTTTATGGCTTGGATTGACAAGCGTTTGCCAGTTACGGATGCTTGGAATAAGCACGTAGGTCAGTACCCGGCACCTAAAAACTTTAACTTTTGGTACTTTTTTGGCTCTCTAGCCATGCTAGTACTTGTTAACCAAATCGTTACTGGTATTTGGTTAACCATGAACTACGAACCATCAGGCGATGGTGCATTCGCTTCTGTAGAATACATCATGCGTGATGTCGACTACGGTTGGTTGCTACGTTACATGCACTCTACCGGTGCGTCAGCGTTCTTCGTTGTTGTTTACTTGCACATGTTCCGTGGCTTAATTTATGGTTCTTACCAAAAGCCTCGCGAATTACTGTGGATCTTCGGTATGTTGATTTACTTGGTGCTAATGGCTGAAGCATTCATGGGTTACTTATTGCCTTGGGGTAACATGAGTTACTGGGGTGCACAGGTAATTATATCCTTGTTTGGTGCGATTCCGGTTATCGGTGATGACCTGACTACCTGGATTCGTGGTGACTACGTCATCTCTGGCGCTACCTTGAACCGTTTCTTCGCTTTGCATGTTATTGCATTGCCACTTGTGCTTTGTGTGTTGGTATTCTTGCACATCCTAGCCTTGCACGAAGTTGGTTCGAACAACCCAGACGGTACCGACATTAAGAAGCCAAAAGGCTCAGTACCAGACGAAGAGCAAAGTAAGTTCAAATTCCATGAACATTACACCAAAAAATACGATATCGTGGATGCGATTCCGTTCCACCCTTATTACTCTGTAAAAGACATCATGGGTGTTGTTGGTTTCCTTATCTTGTTCTGCTGGGTTATGTTCTTCTTCCCTGAAGGTGGTGGTTACTTCCTTGAGGCGCCAAACTTTGAACCAGCTAATGGCTTGAAGACGCCAGAGCACATTGCTCCGGTATGGTACTTCGGTCCGTTCTACACTATCTTACGTGTCGTTCCTGACAAGTTAGGTGGTATGATCCTGATGTTTGCTGCTATTGGTATGCTATTCGCTTTACCATGGTTTGATCGTGGCGTTGTGCGCTCGTTCCGATTCCGCAGTAAGTTACATTTGTTTAATCTTGTTCAATTCGCTGTGTGTTTCGTCCTATTAGGTTACCTAGGTACTCAACCGTCGAACTTTATCAATAACTTGATTGGTACAATTACTACCATTGGTTACTTCGGTTTCTTCATTGCCCTTTGGTTCTACTCAAAAGGTGAGAACACTAAGCCAGTTCCAGAGAGAGTGACAAAATAA
- the zapE gene encoding cell division protein ZapE: protein MIKLTPWQKYQQDLQTNGFSHDSAQENAVKQLQRLYDDLQTKPIAVTGFKKVLKGWVKTMAKPKANKVKGIYFWGGVGRGKTYLVDTFYDCLPFEQKMRVHFHRFMHRVHDELKLLKGQQDPLKIIAKKFAEETRIICFDEFFVSDITDAMLLGTLFEELFAHNVTLVATSNIIPDELYRNGLQRARFLPAIKLINENCDVVNVDSGIDYRLRTLEQAEIFHSPLDAKADENMALYFSQLTVEPGQQGKVLEINNRPLTTLRESDGVVQFDFSELCESARSQSDYMELSRIYHTVLLANVKQMGRETDDSARRFIALVDEFYERNVKLIISAEVDMEQLYSDGGLNFEFKRCLSRLQEMQSMEYLGSEHLP from the coding sequence ATGATTAAGCTAACACCTTGGCAAAAATACCAACAAGATCTTCAAACTAACGGTTTCAGTCACGATTCAGCACAAGAAAACGCGGTTAAGCAACTGCAGCGCTTGTATGATGATTTGCAGACTAAGCCGATAGCGGTTACTGGCTTTAAGAAAGTGCTCAAAGGCTGGGTAAAAACCATGGCCAAACCAAAGGCAAATAAAGTCAAAGGCATTTATTTTTGGGGTGGTGTTGGTCGAGGTAAAACTTATTTAGTCGACACTTTCTATGATTGTCTGCCGTTTGAGCAAAAAATGCGGGTTCACTTTCATCGCTTTATGCATCGTGTGCATGACGAGCTTAAACTGCTTAAAGGTCAGCAAGACCCGTTAAAAATCATTGCTAAAAAGTTTGCCGAAGAAACCCGTATTATTTGTTTTGATGAATTCTTTGTCTCTGACATTACTGATGCCATGTTGCTTGGCACCTTATTTGAAGAGTTATTTGCGCACAATGTCACCTTAGTCGCGACGTCAAACATTATTCCGGATGAACTGTATAGAAATGGTCTACAGCGGGCTCGCTTTTTGCCGGCGATTAAGTTGATTAACGAAAACTGTGATGTGGTTAATGTCGATAGTGGTATTGATTATCGCTTGCGCACCCTTGAACAAGCGGAAATTTTTCATTCGCCACTTGATGCCAAAGCCGATGAAAATATGGCGCTTTATTTTAGCCAATTAACGGTTGAGCCGGGTCAGCAAGGCAAGGTCTTAGAAATTAATAATCGCCCTTTGACCACGCTACGAGAAAGTGATGGCGTAGTGCAGTTTGACTTTAGTGAGCTGTGTGAATCCGCTCGCAGTCAATCAGACTATATGGAGCTAAGTCGTATTTACCATACGGTGTTGCTCGCCAATGTGAAACAAATGGGCCGTGAAACCGACGATAGCGCTCGCCGTTTTATCGCTCTGGTCGATGAGTTTTACGAACGAAATGTGAAACTGATTATCTCCGCCGAGGTAGACATGGAGCAATTGTACAGCGACGGCGGTTTAAATTTTGAATTCAAACGTTGTCTATCTCGATTACAAGAAATGCAATCTATGGAATATTTGGGCTCTGAACACTTGCCTTAG
- the petA gene encoding ubiquinol-cytochrome c reductase iron-sulfur subunit produces MSNAPVDNGRRRFLTITTSVVGGVGVAGAAVPFIASWNPSAKAKAAGAPVEVNISKIQAGQLVRAEYRGKPIYVVRRPATIIDALGGHEDQLRDPNSQEEQQPAYAQNQYRSINPEYLVAEGVCTHLGCAPTYKKGDFAEHVEGVDYGFFCPCHGSKFDMAGRVFAGVPAPLNLVVPEHSFPDDNTLVIGIGKGDA; encoded by the coding sequence ATGAGCAATGCGCCCGTGGACAACGGCCGTCGACGCTTCCTAACAATCACGACATCTGTCGTTGGTGGTGTAGGCGTTGCTGGTGCAGCTGTGCCATTCATCGCTTCCTGGAACCCAAGTGCCAAAGCTAAAGCTGCCGGTGCCCCAGTCGAAGTAAATATTAGTAAAATTCAAGCTGGTCAGCTGGTACGTGCAGAGTATCGTGGTAAGCCTATCTATGTTGTTCGTCGTCCAGCGACGATCATCGATGCATTAGGCGGTCATGAAGATCAGTTACGAGATCCTAATTCGCAAGAAGAACAGCAACCTGCATACGCACAAAATCAATACCGCTCAATTAATCCTGAGTATTTGGTAGCTGAAGGTGTTTGTACTCACTTAGGTTGTGCTCCAACATACAAAAAAGGCGATTTTGCTGAGCATGTTGAAGGCGTAGATTACGGTTTCTTCTGCCCATGTCATGGTTCTAAGTTTGATATGGCTGGTCGTGTATTTGCTGGTGTTCCTGCTCCATTGAACCTAGTTGTTCCAGAGCATTCATTCCCAGATGACAACACGCTTGTTATCGGTATTGGTAAAGGAGACGCATAA
- the rplM gene encoding 50S ribosomal protein L13 yields MKTFVAKPESVTREWFVVDAEGKTLGRIATEIARRLRGKHKPEYTPHCDTGDYIVVVNAEKVRVTGNKAKGKIYYSHTEFPGGLKQISFEKLIEKAPERVIEFAVKGMLPKGPLGRDMYRKLKVYAGAEHKHAAQQPKVLEL; encoded by the coding sequence ATGAAAACTTTTGTAGCTAAACCAGAAAGCGTAACTCGCGAATGGTTTGTAGTGGACGCCGAAGGTAAAACTTTAGGTCGTATCGCTACTGAAATTGCTCGTCGCCTACGCGGTAAGCACAAGCCAGAATACACTCCTCACTGTGACACCGGTGATTATATCGTTGTTGTTAACGCTGAGAAAGTACGTGTAACTGGTAACAAAGCGAAAGGTAAAATTTACTACTCGCACACTGAATTCCCTGGTGGTCTTAAGCAAATTAGCTTTGAAAAGCTAATCGAAAAAGCACCAGAGCGTGTAATTGAATTCGCAGTTAAAGGTATGTTGCCAAAAGGTCCTCTAGGCCGTGACATGTACCGTAAACTTAAAGTGTATGCTGGCGCTGAGCACAAGCATGCGGCACAACAACCTAAAGTATTGGAGTTGTAA